The DNA segment GGATGCTGGCGGGCGTGGCGCTGGGCGCGATCCTGGCGATCGCCCTCACGCCGCAGACGCGGCAGCCGATGATGCAGGAGATGGGCCGGATGGGCAACAGGATGCGGCGGATGTGGCGCGACCGGGGCGAGGAAATGGTCGAGAGGGTGGCGGACGCCGTGGCCGACGCCATGTCGGACGTCATGCCGGGAGACACGAACTAGCCCGTGACGCGGCGTGGGCGGCGGGTATTGGCGGCGCTGGTGCTGAGCGGACTGGCTCTGGCCACCCTATGGGGGCTCTGGACCATCCGCCCGGTGCTGGCGCCCTTTCTCCTGGCGGTGGTGCTGGCCTACCTCCTCGCGCCCCTGGTGAGCGGATTGGTCGGGCTCGGTCTGCCGCGCGCCTGGGCGATCCTGGCGGTCTATGCGGTGCTGGCGGCGGCGGGCGCCCTGGTGGTCGTGAAGCTGGTGCCGTCGGCGCTGACGGAGGTGCGGCG comes from the Symbiobacterium terraclitae genome and includes:
- a CDS encoding YtxH domain-containing protein; the encoded protein is MRYSNGAFISGMLAGVALGAILAIALTPQTRQPMMQEMGRMGNRMRRMWRDRGEEMVERVADAVADAMSDVMPGDTN